The Alligator mississippiensis isolate rAllMis1 chromosome 8, rAllMis1, whole genome shotgun sequence genomic sequence GGCAATGGCCTGGGTGGCACATTAGTTTGCCCCACATTTATTCTTCTCCCACCATTAGGTCAGATGAGAGACAGGGGAATTTGCAGTGCAGTGCGTGGTGGCTGAGATGGAAGAAAGATCCTGAGAAGATGATGGAGGTTCCTCTCTCCACTTCTGAAGATCCTTGACAGCCATCTGTGCTCCTGAGAGACAGCACTGAAGGTATGGCTCACAGGGGAACAGGGCAAGGGTGTACAATCCCCAGTTGCACAGTCCATTCCAGGTTATATGCCTGTGTAGGTAGTATCTACACCCAgtgggggctgctccaactgagAGCAGCTCCATGTGCACTGTCCTGGAGCCCAGGATCACTGTAGAAGAGGCTTCTGCTGGCCACCACCCCTGGCTATAAGGGAGGCCGGGTAGAGTCACTAAGAATTGGccctgcagtgtcccagctgtTGCAACAGCCCTACAGCCTCTCCGTATGGCTAGAGCAATGCGCAAGGTTTGGAGTAACAACCAGAATCAGCCCCTTTCTGTTACTCCTGTTTGATTTAATACATTTAGTGAAACTCAGCTCCTGGAGGACTGGGAAAATTCATGTTATGGGGAGGAGGACCACATGGGATCTCATGTTTTCCATCTAGCTGGCATTAACCAGCAGCTCATGACACTGAGTCTCGTGTGCCCCTCCAGCAAGCTGCCCAGAGAGGCCTTTCATGGCCAGTTTCCACAAGTACTTCCCAGCTGAATGCAGAGATGCCTGGGGAAGGGAATCTAGGTAGACCATCAGCAAGCCAAAGGCATCAGTTTTGTTTCTTATTCCATAGGAACAACTGAGCTGACGGGCCCATATCCCCCACACAGACAAACCACAAACTATCTCCAAGAGATGCAATGGGAATGGAGCCAGACGAGTACAAATGGCATCAATTCACCCCGAGAGAAGCCGGGACTGACGTCTCCACTGCCTGATCCATGTGAAGAGGAACTgcaggccagcagccagagggatgCGCCTGGCCATGGGTGTGCAAGAGTCCTGCTCCATCAGAAACAATCCCCATCTGCCAGAGCTCgaggcagggaggcagcaagTTCCCAGCTCCTGCCTTTAAAGAAATAGGCCCCATTtcttccagaagcagcagcttAGCCTGGCTGTTAAACTGGAAAGGGCTCAAATTCCTTCTCTGCTGTGTTACCCAAATGGCCTTCCAGCAGCCCTGGACATGAAAGGAAACTCCCAGAGCCTGGAGGGCACTTACTCCTGTGCAACACCACTGCCAAAGCAAAGCAGTGGCTTCTTAAGCTCACTTCCCTCTGGTGGAAAAGGTGACCCAAGATGCAAGGCAAGGCTGGAGACACGGTAGCTATATGGCTTGGTAGAgaggtggggtccagagcccaccactgctgggaagaggctgagggGCAGAAGACAGTGAAGGACATTGATATGGAAGCAAGGCCCCCTTACAAGTTAGGGTGGAATGAAAGGTTAAGCCTAGAGCGATGTCCTTGGAAGGAAGAAGGTCCCACACCAAGAGCTGCTAGAATATTTTATTGTTTACAGTCAGTTCATGTTTTCCTACGGTCTGGGAGAGCCACCGCTCTCGGgggcagtggagctggggctgctgctgctgctttagagAAGTGTTTGAACATATGCACTAAAGTGATGCCAACTGTACAGCACAACTCCCTtcaccccgctccctcccctgccatgtgACATCTCCCAAGCTACCACCTCCCTGATAGGCACTGGCATGGAGGCTATATAGTCAGCACAGCTGGCACTTGGAGCTTAACCCAAGCAATCTCCTAGATTTGGGGGCTTCCGTGGGTTAATGactgcctgcaaatgcagggaaGGGGACTTCATGGCCCAGAAAGCCCTATCCAGTCCTGTATTCATCTCCCAGGCACATAATCCCAGCCCTCTGCATGCATAGCCCACACAGTACAGCAGTCCTGGCAGGAGAGCATCAAGTGGTCGAAACTGGGATCCAGCAGCTGGAGAAGCCATACAGGCCTGTCAGGGCTGTGCAAGCAGGGAGTTTCAAGGGAGAGGGTCAGGCTGAAAGGATATGCACCAAGGCTAGGGTATGTATAGTGTATAGGGAGCATCTGCAAAAGGTCAGGAGTGGAGGTCAGTCCCCAGGAGAATAGCACAGGAGACAGCAGCAGAGGAGAGTGGTTCCCAGAACCAGCACCCAAGCCGAGTAACAGTTAGGGGACAGCAGGCTTCCCAAGATTGGCACCCAAAtacgggggtggggaggcagaggaagaGGGTCTCAAACCTTAGCATTCAAGTGGAAGCACATGTGGGTGGCCGCGGCCAGGGAAGAGAATTTCTGGGTGCAGTAACCAGAGAAGCACCCGGTGACTCTGGCAAAGGCAAGGGGCTCAGAGGATTTCTCTCCATCCCTGGGAACATCCCAAACTGCGGTCACCCAGCCCCTACTCCATGCAAGCTTTGTGGCTGCAAGCCTCAACAGGGGATTGCACCTTCTGTGCGATTACACAAGGattcctccttgccactggaggACCCCAGGATGATCTCTAAGAGACCTGTGGAGACTGGGCATCTGTGAAAAGGCTTCACACTGGGCTGTGGACTCACAGAAAGCACTGGAGCACAGAGGGCCCTGGATAATTGCAGCCCTTTCTTTGGGCCCTGCCATCAACTTGGTGCCCACCACAGCAAGGCCAGCTGATGACGAGCATCCTTGTTGCCGTCAGAGGCAGATCTAGTCATCTGTTGCCCACCATGCTGGAACGGGCTCATCTCTAGCACTTCAAGCAAGGATATTCATGCTAACTGTCTGTCTGTGACCCAGGCAGGTGCTGGAATAGGAGTTGCAGATGAGAGGTTTCTTCCATCACAGCTAATGAGCCAGTGCCCTGAAGGCCTTTGCATGAGGAAACGCTGGGATTTCTGTATAAACAGCTGGGGAAGGGGCGAGAGAGACTACACGTAACACGGATCCAGAGGCTTCAGAGGAAAGGGTTCCTCCCTCCCTgtgaggtggggagagaggtAGAGCCAGTCAGTGGCAATAAAGGCTGGGGCAAGTTACTGGGTAGCTCTGGAAAAGGCCCTGCTCCGGCCTGCGGGAAGGCACTCATGGAGGCGGGGAGGGTCACTGCTGATGGGATGCTGCTGAGCGGAAGAGGAAGCGAAGCACTGTATGTCATGGAGTTCATGGTCATTCCCATGGCCACGCCTGGCACCGGGGAGCTGGTCCGCATCTGATTGAGGGTCGGCTTGGCCTGGTCACCGACGCTGAATGGGTTCGTGGGAGAAGGCGCACTGAGACCTGTCGGGAGAAAAAGCACAACATTGTCAGGGATGCAGCCTACTGGACagggggatgggagtgagggccaAGGTCAACATTGGCCTCTGGCCTCTCAGAACAGGTCTGTTGAATTCAGCTGCTAAGCCTATAGTTCCCTAACATTCAAGGTTGCATTTCCTCCCAGGGACTCTGACAGAAGGCTGCAACATTTAGCTTTAGGCATAACACGAGAGATGAAGCCAAACCCTGGGAAAAGTTTCAGACTGACCTTCAAGCTCCCTGGCCAGGGTCAGGTCTTGAATTTGGGTTTGTCTTTCCCTATGGAGCTAAGATCAAGGGAAATGCAGGGGCTTGAGTGCCTGTGGGTGTCACCCGTTCTCAGCACGTCATGGGAAGAACGCCTTCAAGGGCCTGCACACCACTCTTCTGCATCACCTCCTCAGGGTGGACCTCCCACCTTTCTCCATACGCCGCCCACCACAACCCTCAGGACCTGTAGACCATCTCTCTCAGCAGTTTCCAGCATGGCTCTCCCTCCCCCGTCCTCCCCGCCCTCCCACTCCAAAGCCTACCTGACAAAAATGGGTTACGGGTCTTGGAGGTCTGGGGGGCCGTGACCAATGAGTCCAAATTGACCAGGGAGGAGGCGGCAGGGTCAAGGAAGGACTCGGGCGTTTTACAGTCTTTCCTGGAGTCGGCAAGGGAGTCTGCAAGGCTGGTGAGATCAAAACTCTTGGCTCCGTCCTGCTTGGTCATCAGAACTGGGTCACCAAAGGGGTCCAAGTCTAGAACAAGCACGTGAGACTTAATGGCATGATAGAGAAGGGACAGTGTGTTTCTAAGGAACTGCAGGCTGGAGCCCGGCCTGCTGTATGGCAGAGGGGCAGAGTTACACAGAACAATGCAAACCCAGGAAGGGGAATAGGCCAGGGTCCGAGAAGCATTGCCCCCTCTGCGGATGTCTGCATGGAAAAATCACAGTGCAAGCACCAATGCTTCCCTTCTGTCTGCAACAACCTTTGACACACggtgccagaagccaggggcagaagCAATGGTCATGGCAGCATCAGTAGAGAGAGGAGCTGCCTTCTCTCTCTACCAGAGTCAGAACCGTGGCTTTCCCCATCTCACCCCAGACAGCTGTAGCTAATagaaagctgcagctggctgaGACTGCCTTAGCCCACGTGCAAACCCTCCAGCTACATGTCGaacacagggcagggggttaCACTGCCATTGGCAAGTGTGACTGGAGTGCGTGTGTGGACACCAAGCTAGCTTTGATCTCACCAGCCAGGTTCCAGCCACGATGAAGATGGGACAACATGGACTTGGCTGCAGGGTAGCTACTTGAAatcctgggggatgggggtggcctAGAGTGAAGCCTGGGCCACCATGTCTTCAGTCAGTACCTGAGCTGGCTAAATAAAAGCTAGCCCCACTGCTGAGTGTAGATGGGCTGGCAGAGAGGTGAACTGCcaactgctgccacagcagcacaCTGTGCAGTCTGTAGGCAAACACCATGGCAGCCAAGCAAAAAATACAACATGATGCAAAACCTCTGGCTTATCATAGGCTGTCCCTCTCTTGCAGAGGGTGGCAGATGAATTTCCCTGCTGTCCCATGCAGCCCTAAGCATACCTCTGCTCCAGCCCTCCATCTGCTGCCCTCTCTTACCCACAGGGCTGGTGGATCTGCGAGATGATGGGGCCTGTGAATTCTCTTGCTCTGGCTGCTCTGTTGGCTCCATTGGGTTTGCAAACAAGTCAAAAGCATCACCACCTGAAGCTGAGAGGAAGAAGGAAGACACGGGGGCTCAACAAGGGGAGTGAGAGGAAGGCAGGAGGCGGAGAAGGTACGGAGATCAGAGAAGGGGGGGGGCATCAGTTGGAAAAAGGGACAAAGAAAGAAGCGAGACGGGTTGAGAGGGGGAGTTGGGGATAAGGAGAACGCAGAAcagcagaaggagagagagaaagagaaatgaaatCAGTCGGCGAGACCTGACGATAACAGGACCTTCAGGGCTAAAGCAGACAGTGAATCAATGAGCCGTCACTGGAGGACATCAATGGCCAACACACCAGTGAGCAAGGCAGGGAGGCTCTGTACACCAGGACAGCACATGCCCTGCTCCCTCACCTACCTGCTGCATCCCCCTGACTCTTAGTGCCTCAGGGGTGACAAGAAGGGGTGTTCAGACCCATTCCAGCTCTGTAGGGAGAagcacacccacacactgccgGAAACCACATAAGACCAGCAAAGTCCTCCATGCAGCCTGAACTACCACCCTGTTACCCAAATCCCTCTAGGAAGAAAAGAATCACTTTTGCTATTACTTCAGTTGTAAGCCCTTTGGAAGAGAAACCATCcttttgctctgtgtttgtacagcctctcccacagcagggtcCTGGTCCTCGCCTGAGGCTCACGGACAGGAAAGACATACAAATCATAAACAACCACAGTGTTTCCTAGTGCTCAGACCCTGATCTCCTTCATACTGCCCCACGTCCAGCATAACTCCGCTGGGAGTTCAGGCCAGCAGACTCCACTCGATCCAGCCCTTTGCAAGCAGCTGATTTTATTTCAATGGCTGCAAATGTAGACAGCAGTaattaagagaaacctggatccCAAAGAGAGACAAGAGTTGCCGAGAGTTTTTAGGATGCCAGGAGGAGGCTTTGAACAAAACCGGCTTCTCTTACCGGCCTTGGGAGGGGTCTCAACAGCACTTCTCCAGGGGTCggcagcagagggtgggggcggggatgCTTTcacccaggggtctgcagaagagaaacttgAAGACAGGGGCGTCTTCCCCCAAGGATCGGAGGAGGAGACAACAGGGGGCAGGTCCCAAGGCGCTGCCAAGGCTTGGTTGGTAGATGCTGTCTGGCTTAGGGGGTCGCTGGAAGCCAcagggatgggagcccaggggTCAGCAGAAGGGGCCCAAGAGGTTGATGCTGACTCCACATTTGACTTCAGATCTGAAAGACACATGGGAAGATGTAGGACTCTGGAACtggcagagaggagggaaaagaCTGACCCACAGTGGGAGGCACAAAGGGGAAAGGATGAAGATGGGGGTGAAGGAAGAAGCCACAGGAATGGGAAACTGGAGAAGAAAAGCACCAGGCAGACTGAAGGCACCAGGCAGGAAGAACATGAAAACAAGCAGGGGTTTATTTAACACTTGCCACCCTTCTGCCTTCAGTTCCTCTTTCCGCTTATAAGCTGCCgtgaggatggagggaggggaggataaAGGGCacgggcaggtggggagagaaagCGAGCAATGTTCTTACTGTTAGGATCCCAAGAGCTGGACAAGGACAGTgctggaggaggagagaaagTGCCACCATTGTCCCAAGCATTAGCAGACTGAGAGTTGTCCCCACCTGGAATATCCCACGGGTCAGCAGAAGCACGGGTTGAAGTGGCCGGCGCTGGGCCAAAAATGTCTGCCAGCTCCAAAATAGAGGACTAGAAATgcaaggaggagaaaggaaggggtTACAATGTGGGGAATCCAAAGAAGCTAGACACGATACCAGCCACAGAGCTCCTGGGGCTACAGAAGCTGGCCTGCTCTCACCACACTACCCCACGGTGCATCGGGCTCAGATGGACCTTTGTCATTTCTCAGCTAACCCCGGGCCTCACCCTGCACTTCCCACAGAGAAGCAGCTCAAGCTGCATCGTTAGCAGGGAATGCCCTGCTCTAGCTCTTCTCTCAAGAGAGACGTCCTTTCAAAGAGAGTCCAGCTCTGGGTTGGGTGAATGCAGCGCTCATTAGAGAGGCGGAGTGACCTCGAGAAAAACTGCAGTCCTCTGCTTACGCCTGGAACAAATGCAGAAGAGCCCACGACAGTGCAGCCAGGCCTGACGGGCTGTTCAAGGAGCCAAAAGCTCCTTCTCTTTCCTTGTCCAGGCTGTCATGGAGATGCACAGCCATCTAGATCACTTCTGATCACAACCGGTCTAGGCTCCATTTGAGCCCATGCCCAAGAGAGGAAACGATCTGCAGCCCATTATAGATTCCCCCAACCCCCGGCCCCTCGCTACCACTTTTTACCTGACTGGTTTTCAGCttatcctcttcttcctcctcctctacaccCGGCTGGGTCTCTTCCAGGGTCTTCTGTAGCAGCGAGTTCTCTCCTTGCCAGGCCCTCACTTCCTGCAGTCAAAATGGACAATGCATTATTCAGTATGTCTGGGATGTAATGAGTAAAGACGAGAGAGAATCAGATACGCGCTGCCTAGCTGTAGAGAGACCGAGGGTAGGGGCCACCGTGTGCCAAAGTGTTAGCCAGCAGCTTTGTTTTCCACTGTGTTTGAGCATTTCAGGATAGATCCGCCATTAGGAATATTGATTGAGCAGGCTTAAGAGCTGTGAAGGTAAAGTCTACAGCCAGGCAGGTAGCAGAAGCAGAAGCGCTGGAATACAACACGTCCCCACAAAGACACCAAGCGAGGCAGAAAGTAGCGTGGTTGTTTCAATGCTCCAAAGCCCCAGGTCAAACCTCATGAAGTGGAAATTCAAGAAGAGGTAAGTGCCCTTTGGGCAGCCAGGCGCAGGTACCTTCTCGTGCTCCACCTTGCTCAGGGTGAGCGCTATCTGCAACTGCATTTCTTCCTCTGTGGCGGAGGCTGGAGGAACTGGCTTCTGCCAATGAAGGAAATCTAAGTGAAATTCCTGCTCTGATCCCAGGTCTCTGTACCCGTTGACAAATGAACCCCTTCCTTGCAACCAGCTTTCCTTCACAATCACCTGTCAGTTCAGACAGCAAGTCGTCTTTTTATCTAAACATttttcctcctctgttgctatCCATTCTTCCATCTAGCTAGTCATCCATCTTTCTTACTGCCTTATTCTTTCCTCCATCTATCATCCGTGTGCTAATACCTTTCAAGCTTTTCACCGATCTTCCTTCAGGAGCCTACCAATGTTTTTCTTCCTTCAATCCCTCCACCCACCAGCCAGCCATCCTCTCCTTTGCTCATCTGCTCAGCTGTCTCTCTAGCAATGTGCCCACTTTGCCACAGCTGAAACTTCTTGTCTGAAGAACAGACACCTTGAAATTACCCATCTGAGTCCTGGCATGGCTGGCTTAGCTCTTCCCTTTTCTAAGACACGAATGTGCAGCTTATGAAGCAGTCTCTGGGTTGAGGCTCTAACCAACACCCTTTTGCATTGCTTGAATATTCAAGGTTCATGCTCATCTTATTGCCCTAGGTCAAAAGATTTTTCTCCTTCCACCCTTATAACCAGGGGCTTGTAATTAAATAGGTTGCTGCAGTCCACCTGGGAGGTGGCTTCCCTTCAATGACGGGGCATAGAGACCCCTCAAACTGAAAGTTGCTATTGCTTGAGGAAGATGTCGAGCATTCGTTATGACTGACATGTATGCACCTTGCCTCTGCAGGTGCATTTGGGGCTTACATCCCCTTTTGTGTTGTGCAGATGGTGGATGGTTTTTGTTTAGACATTTTACTGCCTGGCTTTGATGAGTTTATCAAGAGCATCCCTCCCCAAGGCTAAACGCTCTGCTTTTAACGTCAGCAGATGTCCCTGCTCCTTTATTCCAACGAGGTTATCTCAAAGCAGGTTTTCCTATCCGTGCTGAAGGACAAAGCACAACAGATCCCTGCACTTTCTATCTGAGAGTCTCAGAGAGCTTTATAGGCATTACACAGTTAATCCTCATAATACCCTTGCGGTGATGGTATTATCCCCATTCTTCAAATGGTTGAACTGATAGATGAAGCACAGATCTCTTGATACATAAGTGGCAGAGCAAGGAAGAGAACCCCAATCTCCTTATTTCCCATCATCGATTTTGCAAGGCCACCCACATTTTTCTCTCAAGTGCTGCTGAAAAATAAGACGATTGCGCTTTGTGACCAACTCCATCCATCCTTCCATCTCTTCACTAAATGCTAAAACACCAGAGACTCCACGTTTGTCCAACAGGCCACAGAGATAACCCCAGTGAAATGCTGCTACGCCTTCCATTTGACAAGGCTGAGATCTTGTCTTTGATACCAAATTGGGATGCTCTCTATTATGGGTCAGCAGAGACAGAACCAGATTGTAGTTTAACCACATCCCCGTGTGCTGATGGCTTGGCCTGGTCTAGGACACAGTTTGGTCCCTTCTGTACTAGTACTAGTTAGGACTACGGTTGCCAGGGATAGAGATGGTCATGCTGAGACCCCAATGGCATCTTTTCCCAAGACCTGATGGCAGTGAAAGGTGACTATTTCTGTGAAGGCTTGGAGCCCAGATAGCTTCAAGTGGGGTTCTTGCTTGTTCCTCCAGCACTAGTCAGAGGATCTTCTCCGGCAAGGTTGAGAAGCTATAAATGGCTATATTCCCAGGACAAAATTGGAATGCGCTTTTTATAGGTTCTCATATAGCTtttgggaagggaagggtgggaaACAGAAGCTATTCTGATTGCTCCTTAAACTGTAGCCATAATAGCAGACTCTGCAACTGCATGCCTTCCTACCAGTGAGACAAGTCTGGTGGCTCAAAGCCAACATGGCCCCAAGGACAATCTTGGGTCTGAAGGGGGTGGCTAGAAGGTGGAGTTTGAGAGACATTTCACTCAAACTTTGGGTTAAATCCAGAAGCCTCTGGGATAGAAATGCCCCACCTCTGAAAGTGTCACCCAAGGGGCACTTGGCTTTGTTCTCTACTTGTGTCACCAGTGTCCTTAGAGGTAGGAGTGCCAGTTGGAGCTAATCTCAAATTGCATGCGTTGAAACATACCATCTCCATTTGGAAAGGGAGAAGCAGATCGCCTGATAGGAGACTTGCagaggggcgggggtggggagggaatgtaCATAAATGACGCACTGTGGGCAGGGACTCTGGGACTGACCAACACAATCAATACAACAGAAAGATGGAGAAGACAAATTAGGTCATTtggtgcccccaccctcccctctgcttgcCCTGGCCAAAGCAGAATTGCTTTCTGCAGTGTTTTCCAGAGCTTTGCATAGCATAGTTTTAAATAATCCACAGGGATTTGAACACAGTCAAGTAAAATAAAGACGGggatcacatgcacacaccagcACAACAGTAACCCAAGCGCAGTTGGTGTCGCAAAGGCACAGACAAGTTCTCTAGGACAGGAGCCATCCCTGTGCAGAGAACCCACTTTCCCCCGGGGCACAGCTTGTCCAGGGTATCTGCCAGAGAAACAGCAGAAACTTTCTGGGTACAGCCGCTCCAAACCTTAACACGTAAAGCAATCACAGCAGAGGAACTTGCTCGGGAAAGATAACAGGCAGCTCTGAAATCCTTGGCAAGACCACCCTTTAGGTTTAATCAAGTCAGATTTCACCCAGTGGATTTGAAGCGGAGGGATTACATAGGACCTGTTGGAGCCTGTTGTAAGTCCTGAACCTGTATCCTCTTACTTTCTTTGAAAGCACCTGATGACTTGGGGAAAACAACTATTTCAGGGCACCCACAGAGCAGAAAGGCTTTAGAGGGATGGCTTCTGTCTTGCCAAAAGCGTTTACTACTGATTTAAGAGGCACAGAATAGTGCATGCCACGGCACAAGGAGGTGGGCTCACTTGAGCGCACCGTGTACAAACGGTGCATCGGCAGCACCATACATCCTCATCACTCCAAGACTTGCTGACTCACAGCATCTGCGGGGAGCAGCCAGGAAGAAAATGCTCCTGCACATGTTAATGCGGTGACTGATAGAGGTCAGGAATCTTTTGTGGGCCTGACCCACCCAACCCCAAAGGAGAGAGACAGCAAAcactaccttttcagcttcctctCGACTCATAGCCAGTGCAAGCTGTAACTGCAGCTCCTCCTCTCCAGTGGTCTGGGGTCTTGCCTGCTCCAGGTCGGAGGTGAATTGAGGGGATGAGGAAGAGGCTGAGATACCAAAGAGGAAGAGTTCAGATGGAAGAACCAGGAGGAAAGCCTGAGTCCCCGGAGTTGGGATATTTCTAGGTGTGAATCAGCAATGaccagccctcctccccctccgcAGTGGACTTCTCCCTCTCCCAACGTTACCACCACCCAGCTCAGGCTAAAGGCTATTGAGGCTGAGAAACTGCTTGGGAAGCTGCTGGTCTCATCGGTGATGTTGTAAAGGACACAGAGAAGGAGTCTGCCTTTAAAGAGTGGGCGCTTGAGGCCTGTCCATCTGAGGAGAAGGGCATGGGGTCTGGGCTCAGGATACAGGTGGGATAATTATTACTCGGTTCATCAGGTGCAGACCGTGCATTGCGACAAGACACCAAACATCATGGTAAAGGCCTTCAAGTAGTGGCAATGAGGCAGGCAGCTATGCCTACGAGGCAGGTGGGAGCGAGGCAGGGCTGTACTGGGGGCTAACGTCCCCAGAAAGGTGGAAAAGCATCCTCTATATAAAGATATATAAGGCAGGTCATTGGAGGTGACCTCTGATGATCCCTGGAAACACAGTGGCTTTCACAGAGGTCACAGGGCAAAATTGAAGCAGGGTGGAGTCACAGCCTTAGTTGTTATCCTCAAAGTGCCACCTACATTACACCAGCTCCACGTGATAATGGCACTGAGGGCAAACCCTACCTGATGGCATTAAAACAGACAGGAAACCATATTCAATTCATCATCAGATCAATGGAAATGTGGCTAAGAGGGAACCATAACATATGTGAGCCACTGGCCTAAGACAGCTATGTTCTGGGCCAAGACTGGGTCTCAAGAGATACAAAGGTGACCCCCAGTATTTCTTTTGAACCTCAGACCCCAAAGCCCTGTGGTCAGAAGCACCCATGCCCTCCATACCAGAAGAAGAAATGCCCGCTTATGCTCCGCACCACTGCAGTACTTACAGTTAAAGGATGATGGAGACCCCCTGGACCTCCCATAGTCCTCTCCGTACTGGGATGTCCGCCGGCCATAGGAgagctggtggctgctgctgctgctgatgcccaTGCCTTCGACAGACATGCGCTCTTTGGTTTTCAGGGCAT encodes the following:
- the EPN3 gene encoding epsin-3 isoform X1, with protein sequence MTTSALRRQVKNIVHNYSEAEIKVREATSNDPWGPPSSLMSEIADLTFNTVAFAEVMGMIWRRLNDSGKNWRHVYKALTLLDYLIKTGSEKVAHQCRENLFTIQTLKDFQYIDRDGKDQGINVREKVKQVMALLKDEERLKQERAHALKTKERMSVEGMGISSSSSHQLSYGRRTSQYGEDYGRSRGSPSSFNSSSSSPQFTSDLEQARPQTTGEEELQLQLALAMSREEAEKKPVPPASATEEEMQLQIALTLSKVEHEKEVRAWQGENSLLQKTLEETQPGVEEEEEEDKLKTSQSSILELADIFGPAPATSTRASADPWDIPDLKSNVESASTSWAPSADPWAPIPVASSDPLSQTASTNQALAAPWDLPPVVSSSDPWGKTPLSSSFSSADPWVKASPPPPSAADPWRSAVETPPKAASGGDAFDLFANPMEPTEQPEQENSQAPSSRRSTSPVDLDPFGDPVLMTKQDGAKSFDLTSLADSLADSRKDCKTPESFLDPAASSLVNLDSLVTAPQTSKTRNPFLSGLSAPSPTNPFSVGDQAKPTLNQMRTSSPVPGVAMGMTMNSMTYSASLPLPLSSIPSAVTLPASMSAFPQAGAGPFPELPSNLPQPLLPLTGSTSLPTSQGGRNPFL
- the EPN3 gene encoding epsin-3 isoform X2; protein product: MTTSALRRQVKNIVHNYSEAEIKVREATSNDPWGPPSSLMSEIADLTFNTVAFAEVMGMIWRRLNDSGKNWRHVYKALTLLDYLIKTGSEKVAHQCRENLFTIQTLKDFQYIDRDGKDQGINVREKVKQVMALLKDEERLKQERAHALKTKERMSVEGMGISSSSSHQLSYGRRTSQYGEDYGRSRGSPSSFNSSSSSPQFTSDLEQARPQTTGEEELQLQLALAMSREEAEKEVRAWQGENSLLQKTLEETQPGVEEEEEEDKLKTSQSSILELADIFGPAPATSTRASADPWDIPDLKSNVESASTSWAPSADPWAPIPVASSDPLSQTASTNQALAAPWDLPPVVSSSDPWGKTPLSSSFSSADPWVKASPPPPSAADPWRSAVETPPKAASGGDAFDLFANPMEPTEQPEQENSQAPSSRRSTSPVDLDPFGDPVLMTKQDGAKSFDLTSLADSLADSRKDCKTPESFLDPAASSLVNLDSLVTAPQTSKTRNPFLSGLSAPSPTNPFSVGDQAKPTLNQMRTSSPVPGVAMGMTMNSMTYSASLPLPLSSIPSAVTLPASMSAFPQAGAGPFPELPSNLPQPLLPLTGSTSLPTSQGGRNPFL